The following coding sequences lie in one Deltaproteobacteria bacterium genomic window:
- the pstA gene encoding phosphate ABC transporter permease PstA, translating into MNRINHSSGVQPRRKVVQGVMFSLFRVSAVINGAALLLVVYFLVARGWRAINWTFLTQPPIDSMTRGGILPCIVGTLCLSLGAILVALPIGVASSIYLNEYARPGRVVRIIRLGINNLAGVPSVVFGLFGLAFFVVYLNMGVSIIAGALTLGALTLPVIIGSTEEALRAVPDTYREASLGLGATKWQTIYRVVLPTALPGILTGTILGISRAAGETAPIMFTAAVFYTPSLPASIFDEIMALPYHIYVLATAGTEIEATRPLQYGTALVLIVLVLGLNLIAIVYRSRLRRKR; encoded by the coding sequence ATGAACAGGATCAATCACAGTAGTGGCGTGCAGCCTCGCAGAAAGGTGGTCCAGGGCGTGATGTTCAGCCTTTTCAGGGTCTCGGCCGTGATCAATGGGGCAGCACTCCTTCTGGTGGTTTATTTCCTGGTGGCAAGGGGGTGGCGGGCCATTAACTGGACATTCCTCACACAGCCCCCGATCGATTCCATGACCAGGGGGGGCATCCTCCCCTGCATTGTCGGGACCCTCTGTCTCAGCCTCGGCGCCATTCTTGTCGCGCTCCCGATCGGTGTTGCGTCCTCAATCTACCTGAACGAATATGCGCGTCCCGGCCGCGTTGTCCGCATCATCCGGCTGGGCATCAATAACCTCGCCGGGGTCCCGTCGGTGGTTTTCGGGCTATTCGGTCTGGCATTTTTTGTGGTATACTTAAACATGGGGGTCAGCATCATTGCAGGGGCACTGACCCTGGGCGCCCTCACCCTGCCGGTCATTATCGGGTCCACGGAAGAGGCCCTGCGGGCCGTTCCGGACACATACAGAGAGGCGTCTTTGGGCCTTGGCGCCACCAAGTGGCAGACCATCTACCGGGTCGTTCTGCCAACGGCCCTGCCCGGCATCCTCACCGGAACCATTTTAGGGATCAGCAGGGCAGCCGGGGAGACCGCACCCATCATGTTCACGGCCGCGGTGTTTTACACCCCTTCACTCCCGGCCTCCATCTTTGATGAGATCATGGCGTTGCCGTACCACATCTATGTGCTGGCAACGGCAGGCACGGAGATCGAGGCCACGCGTCCCCTCCAGTATGGAACGGCCCTGGTGCTGATCGTCCTGGTGCTCGGTTTGAACCTGATTGCCATTGTTTACCGGTCCCGGCTCAGGAGGAAGCGATGA